Genomic DNA from Sphingobium sp. WTD-1:
CGCAGGCGCCGCTGCGGCCGATGGTGCAGGCCATGTCGAGATCGCCGAAGCGCAGTCGCCCGGTGGCGACATCGACATGGATGACGCTCATAGCTGGTGGCCGGTCCGGTCGCGCTTGGTGGCGAGATAGCGTTCATTGTGCGGGTTGGCCGGCAGGATGATCGGCAATCGTTCGACCACCTCGATCCCTGCCGCCTGCAACCCGGCCACCTTCTGCGGATTGTTGGTGAGCAGCCGCACCCCGCCAATGCCGAGCAGGTCGAGCATCCGCGCCGCGACCGAGAAGTCGCGCGCGTCGATCGCGAAGCCCAGCCGCACATTGGCGTCGACCGTGTCGAAGCCCTGATCCTGCAGCGCATAGGCGCGCAGCTTGTTGACGAGGCCGATACCCCGGCCCTCCTGACGCAGGTAGAGCAGCACGCCCCATTGCGCATCGGCGATCTGATGCAGCGCCTGATGCAATTGCGGGCCGCAATCGCATTTCAGGCTGCCGAACACGTCACCGGTCAGGCATTCGCTGTGGATGCGGATGACCGGGGGCGATGCATCGCGCTTGCCGACCACCAGCGCGACATGTTCGCGCGGCTCGTCGGGGCTGCGGAAGGCGATGATCTCCGCGCTCTCGCTTGCC
This window encodes:
- the ribA gene encoding GTP cyclohydrolase II; translation: MNGRDAARAIDALRRGWAIRLTAPDGAIRLMAIEGADAVTLADFDPQGQADILISAARAETLKLANQLAAADPDLPVLIERAPWIDADVATSISDPVLDLASPLKGPFRARALPAPQAAKAALRLARLAGILPAYFLLEGDGPVEADVSADDVGDYDDAIHLAIATRARLPVSASESAEIIAFRSPDEPREHVALVVGKRDASPPVIRIHSECLTGDVFGSLKCDCGPQLHQALHQIADAQWGVLLYLRQEGRGIGLVNKLRAYALQDQGFDTVDANVRLGFAIDARDFSVAARMLDLLGIGGVRLLTNNPQKVAGLQAAGIEVVERLPIILPANPHNERYLATKRDRTGHQL